Part of the Candidatus Hydrogenedentota bacterium genome, CCTGTGAAGGCTGTCTATAATCAGGTTGCTTCCGCTCATGGGGATTACGCTTAAATTGAGTACTCGCTCCTTATTCCCAAGATCAGCCATAAGCCTGCTAAGTGAATCGATTTGAGGCTGTATTTCTGAAACTTTGTTCAAAAAAAATGTTCCCTCGGTGGTCAGAACCAAACGTTTTTTATCCCTAATAAACAGACTAACGCCGAATTCTTCCTCCAATTCCTTGATTGCTATCGAAATTGCCGGCTGCGAAATATTCAATGACTCCGCCGCCTTGGAAACACTGTCATATCTACAGACCGACTGAAAATATTTTAGTTGCAATAATGTCATCTAAATAATCTCCTTTGAGATTTCAAAACCCGATATGATATCTTTTTAGACGCCACCGTAATTGTCTTGCTCTCTTTTAGATTCAAGCTAAGTTTAACACAAGCGGCCTTCTTTTTCAAAGGCTCT contains:
- a CDS encoding LysR family transcriptional regulator, with amino-acid sequence MTLLQLKYFQSVCRYDSVSKAAESLNISQPAISIAIKELEEEFGVSLFIRDKKRLVLTTEGTFFLNKVSEIQPQIDSLSRLMADLGNKERVLNLSVIPMSGSNLIIDSLHR